The Salvelinus sp. IW2-2015 linkage group LG8, ASM291031v2, whole genome shotgun sequence genome window below encodes:
- the LOC111967650 gene encoding monocarboxylate transporter 6 isoform X2, giving the protein MSRRNPNKVAGDCDSFQMESKAPEQAPNMEQKNGEIMDSEEVENGKSEPINPLAMDGAVTAPDGGWXWVVLVATILVLALTLAFPSCMGIFYTDLQTEFQASNQETSWVPSIMTSVLHAGGLGFCFSFQPAVTILGHYFVRRRAFANAMSSTGTALGLCTLPLLGNYLHTELGWRGSFLVLGAVLLNCCVCGAVMRPLGGPRHRGQPLINHRSLQQKEEKLKGRMRALWAGLMTALRRHMAFDLLRNNLRYRMYVVGITWMMLGFVVPLIYLVPYATAHDMEQSQAALLLSILGIVNIVVRPPVGLLFSLPRFKGWHTYVFSAALLLNGLSNSICCIDASFPVLLAYVVTYGLSMSVVGSLMFTVLMDTLDMSRFPAALGLLAIMESVTLLIGPPLAGILVDRTGEYFYVFFACSATVASSAVFLMVSFYWLDRRDRRALKEQQVPPQVPPPKPASGNNLIPQCQYRSVPTEGDKDKASDSETGDVTRL; this is encoded by the exons ATGAGCCGGAGGAATCCCAACAAGGTGGCAGGGGACTGTGACAGCTTCCAGATGGAGAGCAAGGCCCCGGAGCAGGCACCCAACATGGAGCAGAAgaatggcgagatcatggactcTGAGGAGGTGGAGAATGGCAAATCTGAACCCATAAACCCTCTGGCTATGGATGGGGCCGTCACTGCACCTGATGGGGGTTGGGRCTGGGTGGTGCTGGTGGCCACCATCCTGGTGCTAGCCTTGACTCTGGCCTTCCCCTCCTGCATGGGCATCTTCTACACGGACCTACAAACAGAGTTCCAGGCCAGCAACCAAGAGACCTCCTGGGTGCCTTCTATAATGACATCAGTGCTTCATGCTGGAG GACTTGGATTCTGCTTCAGCTTCCAGCCTGCGGTGACTATCCTCGGGCACTATTTTGTACGGCGGCGGGCTTTTGCCAACGCCATGTCATCCACGGGCACGGCTCTGGGCCTGTGCACTCTGCCCCTCCTAGGCAACTACCTCCACACTGAGCTGGGATGGCGTGGGAGCTTCCTGGTGCTGGGGGCTGTCTTGCTCAACTGCTGCGTATGCGGAGCTGTGATGAGGCCCCTGGGGGGCCCCAGACACCGTGGCCAGCCCCTGATAAACCACAGGTCTCTTCAGCAGAAGGAGGAGAAGCTAAAGGGGAGAATGAGGGCCTTGTGGGCCGGTCTGATGACTGCCCTGCGTCGTCACATGGCCTTTGACCTCTTACGTAACAACCTACGCTACCGTATGTACGTTGTGGGCATCACCTGGATGATGCTAGGCTTCGTGGTGCCGCTGATCTACTTGGTTCCCTACGCCACGGCCCACGACATGGAGCAGAGCCAGgccgccctcctcctctccatcctgggTATCGTTAACATCGTGGTGCGGCCTCCCGTCGGCCTGCTCTTCAGCCTGCCCCGGTTCAAGGGGTGGCACACCTATGTGTTCTCTGCTGCTCTGCTGTTGAATGGGCTGAGTAATAGTATCTGCTGCATCGATGCCAGCTTCCCCGTGCTGCTGGCGTACGTGGTGACCTACGGCCTGTCCATGAGCGTGGTGGGCTCGCTGATGTTCACCGTCCTCATGGATACGTTGGACATGAGTCGCTTCCCCGCTGCCCTGGGCCTGCTCGCCATCATGGAGAGTGTCACGCTGCTGATCGGGCCCCCGCTCGCAG GAATCCTGGTGGACAGAACGGGGGAGTATTTCTACGTCTTCTTCGCCTGCAGTGCCACTGTTGCCTCATCGGCTGTATTCCTCATGGTGTCTTTCTACTGGCTGGACAGAAGGGACAGGAGGGCGCTAAAGGAGCAGCAGGTGCCACCTCAGGTCCCTCCACCAAAGCCGGCCAGTGGTAACAATTTGATCCCCCAGTGCCAGTACCGCAGTGTGCCCacagagggggacaaagacaaggCCTCAGACTCCGAGACAGGGGACGTCACCCGCCTGTGA
- the LOC111967650 gene encoding monocarboxylate transporter 6 isoform X1, whose protein sequence is MSRRNPNKVAGDCDSFQMESKAPEQAPNMEQKNGEIMDSEEVENGKSEPINPLAMDGAVTAPDGGWXWVVLVATILVLALTLAFPSCMGIFYTDLQTEFQASNQETSWVPSIMTSVLHAGGPFCSVLVERFGCRATVMLGGVLSGLGMVASSFTHTITELYVTAGIITGLGFCFSFQPAVTILGHYFVRRRAFANAMSSTGTALGLCTLPLLGNYLHTELGWRGSFLVLGAVLLNCCVCGAVMRPLGGPRHRGQPLINHRSLQQKEEKLKGRMRALWAGLMTALRRHMAFDLLRNNLRYRMYVVGITWMMLGFVVPLIYLVPYATAHDMEQSQAALLLSILGIVNIVVRPPVGLLFSLPRFKGWHTYVFSAALLLNGLSNSICCIDASFPVLLAYVVTYGLSMSVVGSLMFTVLMDTLDMSRFPAALGLLAIMESVTLLIGPPLAGILVDRTGEYFYVFFACSATVASSAVFLMVSFYWLDRRDRRALKEQQVPPQVPPPKPASGNNLIPQCQYRSVPTEGDKDKASDSETGDVTRL, encoded by the exons ATGAGCCGGAGGAATCCCAACAAGGTGGCAGGGGACTGTGACAGCTTCCAGATGGAGAGCAAGGCCCCGGAGCAGGCACCCAACATGGAGCAGAAgaatggcgagatcatggactcTGAGGAGGTGGAGAATGGCAAATCTGAACCCATAAACCCTCTGGCTATGGATGGGGCCGTCACTGCACCTGATGGGGGTTGGGRCTGGGTGGTGCTGGTGGCCACCATCCTGGTGCTAGCCTTGACTCTGGCCTTCCCCTCCTGCATGGGCATCTTCTACACGGACCTACAAACAGAGTTCCAGGCCAGCAACCAAGAGACCTCCTGGGTGCCTTCTATAATGACATCAGTGCTTCATGCTGGAG GTCCATTCTGCAGTGTATTGGTGGAGAGGTTTGGTTGCCGGGCGACGGTGATGCTGGGCGGGGTCCTGAGTGGGCTTGGAATGGTGGCCAGCTcgttcacccacaccatcacTGAGCTCTACGTCACAGCTGGGATTATCACAG GACTTGGATTCTGCTTCAGCTTCCAGCCTGCGGTGACTATCCTCGGGCACTATTTTGTACGGCGGCGGGCTTTTGCCAACGCCATGTCATCCACGGGCACGGCTCTGGGCCTGTGCACTCTGCCCCTCCTAGGCAACTACCTCCACACTGAGCTGGGATGGCGTGGGAGCTTCCTGGTGCTGGGGGCTGTCTTGCTCAACTGCTGCGTATGCGGAGCTGTGATGAGGCCCCTGGGGGGCCCCAGACACCGTGGCCAGCCCCTGATAAACCACAGGTCTCTTCAGCAGAAGGAGGAGAAGCTAAAGGGGAGAATGAGGGCCTTGTGGGCCGGTCTGATGACTGCCCTGCGTCGTCACATGGCCTTTGACCTCTTACGTAACAACCTACGCTACCGTATGTACGTTGTGGGCATCACCTGGATGATGCTAGGCTTCGTGGTGCCGCTGATCTACTTGGTTCCCTACGCCACGGCCCACGACATGGAGCAGAGCCAGgccgccctcctcctctccatcctgggTATCGTTAACATCGTGGTGCGGCCTCCCGTCGGCCTGCTCTTCAGCCTGCCCCGGTTCAAGGGGTGGCACACCTATGTGTTCTCTGCTGCTCTGCTGTTGAATGGGCTGAGTAATAGTATCTGCTGCATCGATGCCAGCTTCCCCGTGCTGCTGGCGTACGTGGTGACCTACGGCCTGTCCATGAGCGTGGTGGGCTCGCTGATGTTCACCGTCCTCATGGATACGTTGGACATGAGTCGCTTCCCCGCTGCCCTGGGCCTGCTCGCCATCATGGAGAGTGTCACGCTGCTGATCGGGCCCCCGCTCGCAG GAATCCTGGTGGACAGAACGGGGGAGTATTTCTACGTCTTCTTCGCCTGCAGTGCCACTGTTGCCTCATCGGCTGTATTCCTCATGGTGTCTTTCTACTGGCTGGACAGAAGGGACAGGAGGGCGCTAAAGGAGCAGCAGGTGCCACCTCAGGTCCCTCCACCAAAGCCGGCCAGTGGTAACAATTTGATCCCCCAGTGCCAGTACCGCAGTGTGCCCacagagggggacaaagacaaggCCTCAGACTCCGAGACAGGGGACGTCACCCGCCTGTGA